Below is a genomic region from Maridesulfovibrio ferrireducens.
TCCAGCCGGGGCGCCTTCGGTTGATGAATGCATGGCTTGAACCATTTTAATTTTTATGCCTGCAACTTCAATTGTTCCGCCGATATTCATACCGATGATTTTATTTGCACTTACACCTTGCGCGATCATGCTTTCTACAAAATCGAAGATGCAGACAAGAGTAGCACCTGTGGCGCAACATATTTCCGCAGCCTGCCCGACATGATCCCCGTGATCATGGGTGACCAGAACAACATCAGCCTCTGTGATTGAATTCCATGAAACCGGAGCTTTCGGATTGCCTTCGAAAAAAGGATCAATAATTATTGTTTTATCGTCTGACTGGATTTTGAAATTTGAATGTCCGTTCCATGTAAAAAAATGATTCATAATTATCTCCGTGAGTTTTGGTCCCAACGCTTATATAAATTGTGTGGAAGGTTAAGTTGTTCAAGGATTCTTCCAGCCATATGCGCTGCAAGATCATTAATACTTTCAGGGCTGTGATAAAAACCGGGAGAAGCAGGCATTATGGTGCCCCCCGCTAAGGTGACAGCTTCCATGTTCCTGATATGTATTAAATTTAACGGCGTTTCGCGTGTAACCATAATCAGTTTGCGGCGTTCTTTTAGGGAAACGTCAGCAGCTCTGTGAATTAAATTAGAACCCAGTCCTTGTGCCACTGCCGCTAAGGACGCCATTGAACAGGGGCATATGATCATGCCGTCATGCTTCCATGAGCCGCTTGCAGGCGGGGCTGATATAAGGTTTTGCGGGTACACGAAATCAGCGTGATCAGTAAGGTTGTCGGGGTTAAAGTCTGTCTCAAGTTCCATCACTTTAAGTGAAGCATCAGATAGAATAAGATGTAGCTCGACATCTTCCATTTTTCCTAGCTCATGGGCTAGAATCACAGAATAAATTGTTCCGCTTGCTCCGGTAACAGCAAGGATAATTTTTTTTTTGTCCATAGTTAGAGGCCTAAATCCTTCCACATTGTGTCTTTTTTGATCTTGCTATGTTGATATAATTAATTGTTTATTAAAAAGTAGTTTGAAACTCTTTTGTAATTAAATAAACTACAGCAGGGGGCAGGCGTTGACAAGACTTGCTGGTGCAGGATTATTTTTTTTCAATAATTATTTTATATATTCCTAATTTCTTGAGTTTTGAACTGTCATATGAGAGTAGAAACAAATCTTAACCCGATACTTGAAGAAAGTACGTATACAATTTTTACCCGACGGAGATAATGCAATGGTAACTCTTGGAACAGCCGGAACAAGTTCTGCCCGTAAAATGATGCTTTTAGGCGGCGGAGAGCTTGGCAAAGAAGTAGTAATCGAAGCTCAGCGTTTAGGTGTAGAGGTTATTGTCGTAGACAGATATGAGAATACTCCCGCCATGCAGGTTGCACATCGCAGCTATGTTATATCTATGCTTGATGCTGCGGAATTGCGCAGAGTTGTTGAAACAGAGAAGCCTGATTTCATCGTGCCGGAGATTGAAGCCATTGCAACAGAGACTCTTTTAGAACTTGAAAGTGAAGGGTTCACAGTTATCCCGACAGCCAGAGCAGCCAGACTGACTATGGACCGTGAAGGTATTCGTAGACTAGCCGCTGAAGAGGTCGGCTTGAAGACATCTCCATATAAATTTGCTGACACTAAAGAAGAATATCTCGCTGCTGTTAAAGAAATCGGCATTCCCTGCGTAATCAAGCCTGTTATGAGTTCGTCAGGGAAAGGGCAAAGTACCGTTAAGACCGAAAAGGATATTGATCACTCATGGGAATATTCTCAGTCGGGCGGCAGAACCGGTGAAGGGCGTATTATTGTAGAAAAGTTCGTTGAATTTGATTACGAAATTACTTTGCTGACCGTTCGTCACAAAGGCGGAACTTCTTATTGCGCTCCAATCGGACACAGACAGGAAGACGGTGATTACCGTGAATCATGGCAGCCACAGCCTATGACTGAAACCGCCCTTAAGAAAGCTGAAGAATACGCTCTCAAAATTACTGACGCTCTTGGCGGCAGAGGCATTTTCGGAGTGGAGCTTTTTATTAAAGGTGAAGAAATCTACTTCAGCGAAGTTTCGCCTCGTCCTCATGATACCGGCCTTGTGACTGTTATTTCTCAGGATCTCAGTGAATTTGCTTTACATGTACGCGCAATACTCG
It encodes:
- a CDS encoding UbiX family flavin prenyltransferase produces the protein MDKKKIILAVTGASGTIYSVILAHELGKMEDVELHLILSDASLKVMELETDFNPDNLTDHADFVYPQNLISAPPASGSWKHDGMIICPCSMASLAAVAQGLGSNLIHRAADVSLKERRKLIMVTRETPLNLIHIRNMEAVTLAGGTIMPASPGFYHSPESINDLAAHMAGRILEQLNLPHNLYKRWDQNSRR
- a CDS encoding metal-dependent hydrolase, translated to MNHFFTWNGHSNFKIQSDDKTIIIDPFFEGNPKAPVSWNSITEADVVLVTHDHGDHVGQAAEICCATGATLVCIFDFVESMIAQGVSANKIIGMNIGGTIEVAGIKIKMVQAMHSSTEGAPAGYILTYEDDFCVYFAGDTGLFSSMEIFGKMNDIDVAVLPTGGWFTMDSKDAAYACKLLGCRYAIPMHWGTFSILEQNTSNFVAETAKTAPECKVIEIALGEETEIKA
- the purT gene encoding formate-dependent phosphoribosylglycinamide formyltransferase, encoding MVTLGTAGTSSARKMMLLGGGELGKEVVIEAQRLGVEVIVVDRYENTPAMQVAHRSYVISMLDAAELRRVVETEKPDFIVPEIEAIATETLLELESEGFTVIPTARAARLTMDREGIRRLAAEEVGLKTSPYKFADTKEEYLAAVKEIGIPCVIKPVMSSSGKGQSTVKTEKDIDHSWEYSQSGGRTGEGRIIVEKFVEFDYEITLLTVRHKGGTSYCAPIGHRQEDGDYRESWQPQPMTETALKKAEEYALKITDALGGRGIFGVELFIKGEEIYFSEVSPRPHDTGLVTVISQDLSEFALHVRAILGLPVPAIRQYGPAASSVILSNGKSTSPSFVNVDKALEEPDTKVLIFGKGECNGVRRLGVALALGKDVEDAKERAIKASSAVEVSY